A window of the Mucilaginibacter sp. cycad4 genome harbors these coding sequences:
- a CDS encoding DUF892 family protein, which translates to MSSNTPKTLDAVLLKQVFVHNLNRIYFGKCYLDKHLKHLKSLASFMALQQAIQEFWDDIKKQIRRMDEIYVLINETPSDKNCNPIKSIVKDEFCLDEGQTIPVLLDMDIMMYLQLLEHINITSCHMLIMVARQLNYTDAQQLLTECKDESIDNDELFTLISKEYIVAD; encoded by the coding sequence ATGAGCAGTAATACCCCTAAAACATTGGATGCCGTTTTATTGAAACAAGTCTTTGTCCACAACCTGAACAGAATTTATTTTGGTAAATGTTACCTTGACAAACACCTCAAACACTTGAAAAGCCTTGCCTCATTTATGGCATTGCAACAAGCTATACAGGAGTTTTGGGATGATATCAAAAAGCAGATACGCCGGATGGATGAGATTTATGTTTTGATCAATGAAACCCCGTCTGATAAAAACTGTAACCCCATAAAGTCCATTGTTAAAGATGAGTTTTGCCTTGACGAAGGACAGACTATCCCCGTATTACTGGATATGGATATTATGATGTATCTGCAATTGCTTGAGCATATTAATATAACATCATGCCATATGCTTATAATGGTTGCCAGGCAGCTTAATTACACCGATGCTCAACAATTGCTTACCGAATGTAAGGATGAATCAATTGACAATGATGAGCTTTTCACGCTCATTTCCAAAGAATATATTGTTGCTGATTGA
- a CDS encoding Smr/MutS family protein, protein MKYKLGDFVRFVDEKMEGFVTRIIDEQMIGVTGDDDFEIPVLASKVTYVHGYQPAGTIKSSSTTDEKPVTPGEFVKNGVYIGVVTDARASSVVHFHLINETSFQLLATLTTDKQQVFKGEFAGIIAPKSTENIYSAQLADLQVWPKFIFSVLFSTKQNVEPPAPLALHEKFKAKDFSTTKKNIPLLNQAGWLIRLDEPELVIDAQKLKESFFESPTEKIVIEKPVSEVDLHIEKLRDDYQFLNNAEIMEIQLAHFHKALDAAIVHQLPDITFIHGAGNGTLRNELHKQLGRHKKVQTFMDARKEKFGYGATKVLLK, encoded by the coding sequence ATGAAATATAAATTAGGCGATTTTGTTCGGTTTGTTGATGAAAAAATGGAAGGTTTTGTTACCCGGATTATCGATGAGCAAATGATAGGCGTTACCGGCGACGACGATTTTGAGATTCCGGTACTTGCCAGCAAAGTAACTTACGTTCATGGTTACCAACCGGCAGGGACAATAAAAAGCAGCAGCACAACGGATGAAAAGCCTGTAACACCAGGTGAATTTGTAAAAAACGGCGTTTATATAGGTGTGGTTACTGACGCCAGGGCAAGCTCTGTTGTACATTTTCATTTAATCAATGAAACATCATTTCAACTACTGGCTACTTTAACAACTGATAAGCAACAGGTATTTAAAGGTGAATTTGCAGGGATCATAGCTCCTAAATCAACCGAAAATATTTACTCCGCCCAACTGGCCGATCTGCAGGTTTGGCCAAAGTTTATTTTCAGCGTTTTATTCAGTACCAAACAAAACGTTGAACCACCGGCGCCGTTGGCTCTACATGAAAAATTTAAGGCTAAGGATTTTTCGACCACTAAAAAGAACATTCCACTGCTTAACCAGGCTGGCTGGCTCATCAGGCTCGACGAGCCTGAGCTGGTTATTGATGCTCAAAAACTGAAGGAAAGCTTTTTTGAAAGCCCTACCGAAAAAATAGTGATTGAAAAGCCGGTTAGCGAAGTCGACCTGCATATAGAAAAACTGCGGGACGATTACCAGTTTTTAAACAACGCCGAGATTATGGAAATTCAGCTGGCCCATTTTCACAAAGCGCTGGATGCAGCTATTGTTCATCAATTACCCGATATTACTTTTATACACGGCGCAGGTAACGGCACACTGCGTAATGAGTTGCACAAACAATTGGGAAGGCATAAAAAAGTACAAACCTTTATGGATGCACGTAAAGAAAAATTTGGTTACGGCGCTACTAAGGTGTTGCTGAAGTAA
- a CDS encoding alpha-L-fucosidase produces MKKIICPLLLLLVCTHFAFAQPSSSSVRQWQDQKFSMFIHFGGIYSVLGGVWDGKPVTRGLSEQIQAHAGIYSDTYANLAKNFNPVNWSADSIALLAKAAGMRSVVLTSKHHDGFCMFKTATTDFNVVDATPFKRDVVREMSEACKRHGLRFGLYFSLIDWHYPQASPISSHNSDYITPEHHEYNKKQVTELLSNYGTISELWFDMGSQSPEQSKELYQLVHRLQPDCMVSSRLGNDQGDFAVMGDNQYPDYSIGVPWQSPASFFDETWGYRSWQKRGSEDEKYKEKLGSLIRVISRGGNYLLNIGPKGDGSVVGFERDVLLKIGTWLSKNAEAVYGTNADPFFTAFNWGNITSKPNKLYLFVTSVPADGLITLPGLEGKISKVSVLGEQQSLNFKQVTDAAVITLPADFDGERQIKVIVVDIAEGYKVQPVHILSSSYDHIKLNEHNAYNYYSSSGIDYNSNYQSTVKQGWTIKPKHNGKYLPTIQFTDEEKGSIVDLTVNNVTTTLKLDSDRRMKYKPDTAKIKWGPLYITGPYSAGLGGLNGSAGKIDISKPYTNETDKPWQRMDSYRNGKLIDLPAGMDNAYYILQNINAGKDLIYAQVKITSGDGIIVLLNGEQLLINNNPGKAAYVSHVISLILMPGNNQLLIKVFNNFKKNIPFALTHSIPQNIYTKDLEPLMFEANKLYPVSLKLHDPASPHQTLKLPNLEIWFSKK; encoded by the coding sequence ATGAAGAAAATTATATGTCCGCTGTTATTGTTATTAGTTTGCACTCATTTCGCATTTGCTCAGCCATCCTCATCTTCTGTAAGGCAATGGCAGGACCAGAAGTTTTCCATGTTTATCCATTTCGGTGGTATTTATTCAGTTTTGGGTGGTGTTTGGGATGGAAAGCCCGTTACCCGGGGTTTAAGCGAGCAGATCCAGGCCCATGCCGGTATTTACAGTGATACTTACGCCAACCTGGCCAAAAACTTTAACCCGGTAAACTGGAGTGCTGATAGTATTGCCCTGCTGGCCAAAGCGGCAGGGATGCGCTCTGTTGTACTCACTTCAAAACATCACGACGGATTTTGCATGTTTAAAACAGCAACTACCGATTTTAATGTGGTGGACGCTACTCCATTTAAACGTGATGTAGTAAGAGAAATGTCAGAAGCCTGTAAAAGGCATGGTTTAAGGTTTGGTTTGTATTTTTCGCTGATAGACTGGCATTATCCGCAGGCATCACCAATATCAAGTCATAATTCTGATTATATAACACCCGAACATCATGAGTATAACAAAAAACAGGTAACCGAGTTGCTGTCAAACTATGGTACTATATCTGAGCTTTGGTTTGATATGGGGTCGCAAAGTCCTGAACAAAGCAAGGAACTTTATCAACTGGTACACCGCCTGCAGCCCGACTGCATGGTGAGCAGCCGTTTGGGTAATGATCAGGGCGATTTTGCCGTTATGGGCGATAATCAGTATCCGGATTATTCCATTGGGGTGCCCTGGCAGTCGCCCGCCTCCTTTTTTGACGAAACCTGGGGCTACAGGTCATGGCAAAAGCGCGGCAGCGAGGACGAAAAGTATAAAGAAAAACTGGGAAGCCTGATCCGCGTGATTAGCAGGGGAGGCAATTACCTGCTCAATATCGGGCCTAAAGGCGATGGCTCAGTGGTTGGTTTTGAAAGGGATGTTTTATTGAAGATAGGCACCTGGCTCTCTAAAAATGCTGAAGCTGTTTATGGAACAAACGCCGATCCATTTTTTACCGCATTTAACTGGGGTAATATAACCAGTAAACCCAATAAGCTTTATCTTTTTGTAACCTCGGTACCGGCCGACGGCCTGATCACCTTGCCCGGTCTGGAAGGCAAGATCAGTAAGGTTTCTGTCTTGGGCGAACAACAATCTCTTAACTTTAAGCAAGTAACTGATGCCGCCGTGATAACCTTACCCGCAGATTTTGACGGTGAAAGGCAAATAAAAGTTATAGTTGTTGACATTGCCGAAGGTTATAAAGTGCAACCTGTTCATATCCTGAGCAGTAGTTATGACCATATAAAACTGAACGAGCATAATGCCTATAATTACTATAGTTCATCAGGAATTGATTACAACAGCAATTACCAAAGCACGGTAAAGCAAGGCTGGACAATTAAGCCCAAACACAACGGAAAGTACCTGCCTACCATACAATTTACCGATGAAGAAAAAGGCAGCATTGTTGACCTAACTGTAAACAATGTAACCACCACGCTCAAGCTCGACAGCGATAGGAGGATGAAGTATAAACCTGATACGGCTAAAATAAAATGGGGCCCATTATATATAACCGGCCCATACTCCGCAGGCTTAGGAGGCTTAAACGGCAGCGCCGGTAAAATTGACATAAGCAAACCATATACAAATGAAACTGATAAACCATGGCAACGTATGGATAGTTACAGAAACGGTAAGCTTATTGATTTGCCGGCAGGTATGGATAATGCTTACTACATTTTGCAAAACATCAACGCAGGCAAGGATCTGATTTATGCGCAGGTTAAAATAACCAGTGGTGATGGCATCATCGTATTGCTGAATGGTGAGCAGCTACTGATCAATAATAATCCGGGTAAGGCTGCCTATGTAAGCCATGTTATAAGTTTGATACTGATGCCTGGCAATAACCAGTTACTGATAAAAGTATTCAACAACTTTAAAAAGAATATCCCTTTTGCGCTCACACACAGCATTCCGCAAAATATCTATACAAAAGATCTTGAACCTTTAATGTTTGAGGCCAATAAGCTTTACCCGGTGAGTTTAAAACTACATGATCCGGCATCACCGCATCAAACTTTAAAGCTGCCTAACCTTGAAATTTGGTTTTCGAAAAAATAG
- a CDS encoding M1 family metallopeptidase, whose amino-acid sequence MIKPIILSALSCIVFVQVKAQTLYMPRDIQKAFKNETRSPDGRPGKKYWQNYGRYNISITAVPQNRTVKGTEQITYVNNSPDTLKRLNMKLILNIHKPGAARFGDAGADYLTPGIQFDNFLINGEAKKMVSNSTNHLVGLSKPLMPHDSVKLDIGWHFEISKESGREGMIDSTTCYLAYFYPRVSVYDDYNGWDRLPFLDAQEFYNDFNDYTLHVTAPKNYVVWATGTLQNPDEVLQPEYAKRLKASFTSDSTINVASAAEVAAHKVTAQKEMNTWTWTANDISDMAVGISDHYVWDAASVVVDDATNRRASMQAAFLDSSEDFHHAVQNGRNSLSWLSHNWPGVPYPFPKMTSFQGFADMEYPMMVNDSHTNDVRFSQFVQDHEIAHTYFPFYMGINESRYAFMDEGWATTFELLIGTSEIGKEKAEALYKNFRVDRWIHDASTAEDQPVITPSSELRGGYGNNSYGKPSLSYFALKDMLGDQLFKKALHGYMDRWHGKHPIPWDYFNSMSNITGKNLDWFFNNWFFTNYYIDLSLKSVTKAAGGYTATIKNIGGFVVPFDIKITYADGSAGSIHQTPAVWEKNQKQIAIDIKTTKAIKSVTLDGGIFMDADESNNTWNK is encoded by the coding sequence ATGATCAAACCCATTATTTTATCTGCTTTATCCTGTATTGTTTTTGTACAGGTTAAGGCTCAAACCTTGTATATGCCCCGCGATATACAAAAAGCATTTAAAAACGAAACCCGTTCGCCTGATGGCCGTCCCGGTAAAAAGTACTGGCAAAATTATGGACGCTATAATATCAGTATTACGGCTGTGCCCCAAAATCGAACTGTAAAAGGTACCGAGCAGATCACTTATGTAAATAACAGCCCGGATACTTTAAAAAGGCTTAACATGAAGCTCATTCTGAACATTCATAAACCGGGTGCCGCCCGTTTTGGCGATGCCGGAGCTGATTATCTTACACCGGGCATTCAGTTTGATAATTTTTTGATTAATGGCGAAGCAAAAAAAATGGTTTCCAATTCAACAAATCACTTGGTGGGTTTAAGTAAGCCGTTGATGCCGCATGATTCGGTTAAGCTTGATATTGGCTGGCATTTTGAAATTTCAAAAGAAAGTGGCCGCGAAGGTATGATTGATTCCACTACCTGTTACCTGGCCTATTTTTATCCGCGGGTATCAGTTTATGACGATTACAATGGCTGGGACAGGCTGCCTTTTTTGGACGCCCAGGAATTTTACAACGACTTTAACGATTATACCCTGCACGTTACCGCGCCTAAAAACTACGTAGTTTGGGCCACAGGTACCCTGCAAAACCCTGATGAAGTACTCCAGCCCGAATATGCGAAACGGCTGAAAGCTTCGTTCACCAGTGATTCAACTATCAACGTGGCATCGGCCGCCGAGGTTGCCGCTCATAAAGTAACGGCTCAAAAGGAGATGAACACCTGGACCTGGACCGCTAACGATATCAGCGATATGGCTGTAGGTATCAGCGATCATTATGTATGGGATGCCGCCAGCGTTGTGGTTGATGATGCAACAAACCGCCGCGCCAGTATGCAGGCAGCTTTTTTAGATAGCTCGGAAGATTTTCACCATGCGGTACAAAACGGCCGTAATTCATTAAGTTGGTTGTCGCACAACTGGCCCGGAGTGCCTTATCCATTTCCTAAGATGACCTCGTTCCAGGGCTTTGCAGATATGGAATATCCTATGATGGTTAATGACAGCCATACCAATGACGTCCGGTTTTCGCAATTTGTGCAGGATCATGAGATAGCGCATACCTACTTCCCTTTTTACATGGGTATAAACGAAAGCCGTTATGCCTTTATGGACGAAGGCTGGGCAACCACTTTTGAATTGTTGATAGGAACATCAGAAATAGGCAAAGAAAAAGCCGAAGCATTATACAAAAATTTCCGTGTTGACAGGTGGATCCATGATGCCTCAACCGCCGAAGACCAGCCGGTTATTACACCGTCGAGCGAATTGAGGGGCGGTTACGGCAATAACTCATATGGCAAACCATCATTAAGTTATTTTGCCCTGAAAGATATGCTGGGCGACCAACTATTCAAAAAAGCCTTACATGGATATATGGACCGCTGGCATGGTAAACACCCAATACCATGGGATTATTTTAATTCTATGAGCAATATCACAGGTAAAAACCTCGATTGGTTCTTCAATAACTGGTTCTTCACCAATTATTATATTGACCTGTCTTTAAAGAGTGTTACAAAAGCAGCAGGCGGCTACACCGCAACTATTAAAAACATAGGCGGTTTCGTAGTTCCGTTTGATATAAAGATTACTTATGCAGACGGCTCGGCTGGAAGCATTCACCAAACCCCTGCTGTTTGGGAAAAAAATCAAAAGCAAATTGCAATAGATATTAAAACCACTAAGGCCATTAAATCAGTTACTTTAGATG
- a CDS encoding carboxypeptidase-like regulatory domain-containing protein translates to MKTLKLTFAVILMLLSVNLFAQRVKGIVIDKATYLPVTNAFISTPTSKNISSAEGKFVLAKVKPGDTLRITSIGYKPFRLIISFLKYDTLRCYIEPDATVLREVKIRGRRNARADSLRNRREFASAFAYRGSTIKDAFIAHPYDLDINKPSNHINADKSTATILSINLLSVLDMLGKNKAPQSKLQKVLLKDEEGEYVDRFFSPEKVSSITNLKGDSLQNFMNEYHPDIKKVKKMSDYDMVSYIKKSYTEYLKSGSKQTTPLFVR, encoded by the coding sequence ATGAAAACATTGAAACTTACCTTTGCAGTAATATTGATGCTCTTGTCAGTAAATCTGTTTGCTCAGCGTGTTAAAGGAATTGTGATTGATAAAGCTACTTATTTGCCGGTTACAAATGCATTTATAAGCACACCGACGTCAAAAAATATAAGCAGTGCAGAAGGGAAATTCGTGTTGGCCAAGGTAAAACCCGGCGATACTTTGAGGATTACCAGTATAGGCTACAAGCCTTTTAGACTTATAATAAGTTTTTTAAAATATGATACTTTAAGATGTTACATTGAGCCCGATGCAACCGTTTTAAGGGAAGTTAAGATCAGGGGCAGGCGCAACGCCAGGGCTGATTCTTTGCGGAACAGGAGGGAGTTTGCCTCTGCTTTTGCCTATCGCGGTTCAACCATAAAAGATGCCTTTATAGCACATCCATATGATCTTGATATTAATAAACCCAGCAATCATATAAATGCAGATAAAAGTACTGCCACTATTTTAAGCATCAACCTGCTTTCGGTACTTGATATGCTTGGTAAAAACAAGGCTCCTCAATCAAAGTTGCAAAAGGTTTTACTGAAAGATGAGGAAGGTGAGTATGTCGACAGGTTTTTTTCGCCAGAGAAAGTAAGTTCAATAACCAACCTCAAAGGCGATTCGCTTCAAAACTTTATGAACGAATATCACCCTGATATTAAAAAGGTTAAAAAGATGAGCGACTATGATATGGTGAGCTACATTAAAAAAAGCTATACCGAGTACCTCAAATCGGGCAGTAAACAAACAACTCCACTTTTTGTAAGGTGA